The Corythoichthys intestinalis isolate RoL2023-P3 chromosome 1, ASM3026506v1, whole genome shotgun sequence genome has a segment encoding these proteins:
- the mis12 gene encoding protein MIS12 homolog isoform X1 — MDVKDVSEENDCFPESTLEIYETQFFGYTPQTFMFRLSSAFMESLCNILSVVERVCVRQLNKGKSDAAKEEQLRVQARKCSSKLQAFVRERFKQLSERMETMIVSRCFAIPPNVLLKEDELHKNHPSNTQEMLRLESSLAELRKTYKAEVCARHALQSELEEQEAVQKQLDRFLDWIGVLQVARLMRGVDSVQESSQLVMASVQKLQKSILESTEELRLGRRFIFQQDK; from the exons ATGGATGTCAAAGATGTGTCTGAGGAAAATGACTGTTTCCCCGAGTCAACATTGGAAATATACGAGACACAGTTTTTCGGCTACACGCCGCAGACATTTATGTTTCGGCTTTCCAGTGCCTTCATGGAGTCTCTGTGCAACATCTTGAGCGTAGTGGAGCGAGTATGCGTACGACAACTGAATAAAGGCAAATCGGACGCGGCGAAAGAGGAGCAGCTACGCGTACAAGCCAGAAAGTGTAGCAGCAAACTGCAAGCGTTTGTTAGGGAGCGCTTCAAGCAGTTGTCGGAGCGGATGGAGACTATGATCGTCAGCCGCTGTTTTGCCATACCGCCTAATGTCCTGCTGAAGGAGGACGAGCTTCACAAAAATCATCCTTCAAACACACAG GAGATGCTCAGACTAGAGTCATCTTTGGCGGAGCTCCGCAAGACTTATAAGGCAGAAGTGTGTGCTCGACATGCGCTGCAATCTGAGCTTGAGGAGCAAGAGGCAGTACAGAAGCAGCTGGATCGCTTCCTGGACTGGATCGGAGTGCTCCAGGTTGCCCGTCTCATGAGAGGAGTTGACAGCGTCCAGGAAAGTTCCCAACTGGTGATGGCATCAGTACAGAAATTGCAGAAAAGCATCTTGGAG TCTACAGAAGAACTACGGCTTGGGAGAAGATTTATTTTCCAGCAAGACAAATGA
- the mis12 gene encoding protein MIS12 homolog isoform X2 → MDVKDVSEENDCFPESTLEIYETQFFGYTPQTFMFRLSSAFMESLCNILSVVERVCVRQLNKGKSDAAKEEQLRVQARKCSSKLQAFVRERFKQLSERMETMIVSRCFAIPPNVLLKEDELHKNHPSNTQEMLRLESSLAELRKTYKAEVCARHALQSELEEQEAVQKQLDRFLDWIGVLQVARLMRGVDSVQESSQLVMASVQKLQKSILEQG, encoded by the exons ATGGATGTCAAAGATGTGTCTGAGGAAAATGACTGTTTCCCCGAGTCAACATTGGAAATATACGAGACACAGTTTTTCGGCTACACGCCGCAGACATTTATGTTTCGGCTTTCCAGTGCCTTCATGGAGTCTCTGTGCAACATCTTGAGCGTAGTGGAGCGAGTATGCGTACGACAACTGAATAAAGGCAAATCGGACGCGGCGAAAGAGGAGCAGCTACGCGTACAAGCCAGAAAGTGTAGCAGCAAACTGCAAGCGTTTGTTAGGGAGCGCTTCAAGCAGTTGTCGGAGCGGATGGAGACTATGATCGTCAGCCGCTGTTTTGCCATACCGCCTAATGTCCTGCTGAAGGAGGACGAGCTTCACAAAAATCATCCTTCAAACACACAG GAGATGCTCAGACTAGAGTCATCTTTGGCGGAGCTCCGCAAGACTTATAAGGCAGAAGTGTGTGCTCGACATGCGCTGCAATCTGAGCTTGAGGAGCAAGAGGCAGTACAGAAGCAGCTGGATCGCTTCCTGGACTGGATCGGAGTGCTCCAGGTTGCCCGTCTCATGAGAGGAGTTGACAGCGTCCAGGAAAGTTCCCAACTGGTGATGGCATCAGTACAGAAATTGCAGAAAAGCATCTTGGAG CAAGGATAA